Proteins encoded by one window of Mycolicibacterium cosmeticum:
- a CDS encoding DoxX family protein: protein MGGMPSPQIDAKLNGLAPVVLSVFRIVFGLLLTVHGTSKLFAWPIPPGPGGAVPTGTWPFWYAGVIELVLGLLLIAGLFTRVAAFIAAGEMAFAYFTQHQPTGLWPIENGGELAVLYCFGFFLLVFTGGGALAVDAALRRKS from the coding sequence ATGGGCGGCATGCCATCACCTCAGATTGACGCCAAGCTCAACGGACTCGCACCGGTGGTGCTGTCGGTGTTCCGGATCGTCTTCGGCCTGCTGCTCACCGTGCACGGCACCTCGAAGCTGTTCGCGTGGCCGATCCCGCCCGGCCCCGGTGGCGCCGTCCCCACCGGCACCTGGCCGTTCTGGTACGCCGGTGTCATCGAGTTGGTGCTGGGGCTGCTGCTGATCGCCGGCCTGTTCACCCGGGTGGCCGCGTTCATCGCCGCCGGGGAGATGGCGTTCGCCTACTTCACCCAGCACCAGCCGACGGGCCTGTGGCCGATCGAGAACGGCGGTGAACTGGCGGTGCTGTACTGCTTCGGGTTCTTCCTGCTGGTGTTCACCGGCGGCGGCGCGCTGGCGGTCGACGCGGCGCTGCGGCGCAAGAGCTGA
- a CDS encoding PaaI family thioesterase: MGVPFEVISADEHDRLQELYGPLTAAVRKLVDASIRTGVDDETIRAAVASIEAVTASLERRQHDGPRTLRHEITGRPVAWADPAIGLRNAIAPPLQIHHTEAGRCWTEFTLGAAYEGPPNRVHGGICALVLDHLLGEAASEGLIKPRFTGTLTLKYLRGTPLGALRAEAWIDRVEGVKAFARGQILDAEGVTVEAEGIFVMPAWAREAG, translated from the coding sequence ATGGGTGTTCCGTTCGAGGTGATCAGTGCCGACGAGCACGACCGGCTGCAGGAGTTGTACGGGCCCCTGACGGCAGCCGTCCGCAAACTCGTCGACGCCAGCATCCGGACCGGTGTGGACGACGAGACGATCCGGGCAGCGGTGGCGTCGATCGAAGCCGTCACCGCGTCGCTGGAACGCCGGCAGCACGACGGACCGCGCACCCTGCGGCACGAGATCACCGGGCGCCCGGTGGCCTGGGCCGACCCGGCCATCGGGCTGCGCAATGCGATTGCGCCGCCGCTGCAGATCCACCACACCGAGGCGGGCCGGTGCTGGACCGAGTTCACCCTCGGCGCGGCCTACGAGGGCCCGCCGAACCGGGTGCACGGCGGGATCTGCGCCCTGGTGTTGGACCATCTGCTCGGCGAGGCCGCCAGCGAGGGGCTGATCAAGCCGCGGTTCACCGGCACGCTGACCCTGAAGTACCTGCGCGGCACCCCGCTCGGGGCACTGCGCGCCGAAGCCTGGATCGACCGCGTCGAAGGCGTCAAAGCCTTTGCGCGGGGCCAGATCCTGGACGCCGAAGGGGTCACCGTCGAGGCCGAGGGCATCTTCGTGATGCCCGCGTGGGCGCGGGAAGCGGGCTGA